actcGAAGCGCGTGAAAAACGTTGCTGgagaaagtgttgaattcttcattaatatgaattaaatttttagatgaaaggtatttacagacTCAAAATGGTTTTATTATGGACAATTTGACTTATTTTCAATgtagcttcattaattttctccaaaatcgtttcggagcgattctgcaatttttggCTACATTAatggtatatgggaggcattatAACTGTGGTATAGGCCTTTctcgagacacagttagattattctaactaagcagagtgtagtaaaATCAATAGCATTactgtaggcttaaagctttattatgtaaatggCAACAATACgatgtgtcgatgtatctatttcgtaaatgtctgATATCATTtacaatgtcaacccgtgcacgcacgggtcataGTCTAGttgtaattaataaaaacagaCAAATTGAAGTTcgccaaaatcgtgaccatgcccctttaaaattaGTTCAACATTAGAATTAGAGAATTCTAAgcatttagaattttaaaaaataatctttgatAACATCTGCCACTTTGGTTTTCTAAATAATTGTCAATTAAAGGTAGAAAATTTTAGATTGAACAGTTGGCAATTTGTCTATCCATGTATATGTTTACTCCTACATCTTTTCACTACTATGAAATAAATGTTTGCTTtatgaataaacattttttttctaattaaccGTACTACTAGTATTTTCCATATTATTGCTTACTCTTTGCAGCTTTTCGTATTGCAACATGATGATTTGGTCTTTTCGCGCTTCCGACTCTCTGATGAACGCCTTGTTGTAATCGAACCAGCCGCTATACATCGCCTCttgataaaagaaatgaaacacATAATATGAGGAAAGAAggaatgaaagaaaaagaaataaagaaagaaagaaacgGACATATTTTAAAGAGGGGATTCATAAATCTACGAATGCAAGTCTACAagtatatattaaatacaatcaCATTGCATAAAGGGGTAAAAACTCAGTCGTTTATCTATTTTTAACATTGCTCAGGAAAATATTAAAGACGATTAAGAGCTGCGATATAACAAtaattgtttgtttgattttttatgtataaacttttttgtttacttCCTCTTGGTCTTCCTGTTTGTAAAATCATCCGTATTGCCATAAATTGTAGgattcattttcatttacatCAAAGGGCAATTATTgcaatataatgatatatagaaCCCAGGTCCTTCAAACGATTGGTGTATATCCAACtcactttcttttaaaaaatatccaaatacgAACTCTTCAAATGGTTTCTGTATGGCATTGCAAGAATCCAAGAATTTATACAAGGAAACTGCAACATCTTTCGGGTTCCTAATGACATGAATAATTTTGCCACCAGTCTCCAAGTGCTGTTTTGGTAGCCACTGGAATGGAAGGTGTGTGCTGACGACCTGATTATAAGACTGCAGAGGACCAAGGTCTGACAAACCTTCCAAGTAAACAGCCTCTCTGGACTTTGTAGCATACTCTGCCTTTTTATTAAGCAGCATGTGAACAATTTCGTACACCCAGTGTGTTCCTACAATGTGTAAAGTGTTGAAATTAAATGACTATAATTACTACTCAGATCATATCTTTTATTCTGACTGCAAGTACTCAGTAACACGACAAAATCTTTTACATATGTTAATATAATATCAACTGTTTATATGATTAGATAATATTCACTTGATGTAGAATCGGAGTCGGAGTTATAAAACATCGTAAgaagttttataatttttcaaaacatattcAGGCGTTATGTCGACGGGACTTATTTTGCACTTTCCGAGGGAGgggataaaacaaaatttccttAGAATCTATTACTTCTTCTAGTACAGATCGAGTAATGTATAAATCAATGTCCATCCCATGACTATTAATAAAGTCTTTATTtaacgcgagtacttaatttccATGATCCAGcttttttgtatcaaatttcattgaatttaaatCGCGAGAGTCCAACTTTAATcctaatatttgttaaaacaaaagtAATAGATAAGTTTTATTACGTCAATGTGAATGACTTGTGTTTGAATAGAAATCTACATTTTATGATGAGGTACACAACAAGATAAGTTCATGTTATCGTCATGTTGCATAATAATAGCTGCAATGACGGACAACTGCATAAATCAGTGACAAATATCGTCGGCGTACTATTGACTTTTATGAAGGTGCCTCGGGCTATCTACACAACCTTTAAGTGGTTCAATGGTAGTGGCCATGCATTTTAAGTCTATGTTGTTCCCTATGGGCAGCGGaaagggttttaaaaaaaagacgttaatgcaaaacaaacaactattctttaaaaacattgtaaaatacCACACAGTCTTGGAGCAtgcttaaaacaaaataaacagaatgGTTTGAAAAATCGACAGACACCGATGCAAAACAAGCAAATACCGATGCAAAACCATTCACTTAAGTAACGCTAGATGTCGTGAAAAGAGGTATCAGAAGAAACTGTACTCTAAAGAAAACGTAACacggagaaaacgtacccatgAACTCCGGTGcattttctccaagagaaaacgtaccttAGAGAAATCGTAACAAGAACTGAAAAAGTTATGATAACTGTTCTAatgcaataattaaaaataacttatcaaaaaacatttctttcatATTTGCTTTTTGCAAGCGAAATTAGCTGCAgttctgtagctcccggtcagAAAAAATTCCGATGGACGACCTAAATATGACTTAATTAATTACCCGATCGAGGAAACGTGGCCAGAATAACTGCATCAGGACCAAGCTTCAAGCCTTGGATATTTTGTATCGTTTTTTCAACATTCTCCTCAAAAAATGTTGCCATCTTTGGTAAACCAATTCCTTCATAAACTGGATAGTCCCTCTTGAGAATATCGAGGTCCGCCATCTTAACGTAACAGCAAACAccacatatataaaaatatgtttttagcACGCCAGTTGTTATAATTGAGGCCTGGATGGTCTTATCATGGAAGCTACTTTCGTTTTGTGCTTTCGTTATTGTGTAACGTGTTTTATCGTTCAGTGGTGTCCTTGTATCATTGTAAAATGTGCTTTTATCATTATGCGGTGTACTCCTTCAATAATGTGATGTGCATTCATTAGTATCGCATGTGCATAAGGTAATATCATTATGTGATGTGCATTTGGCATCATatatatggcacgccaaattcacaaaaattagctaaacatagtttcacagtcgatgaACTAGGTGTATCggttgttaactatagtttacggatcgtaaactatagttaccgacgttaatctatatttcacatctgtaaactatagttaacgcgataatctatgtttcatatctgtaaactatagttaacactgaaaacaatcatttgcggtttttaaacatagtttatctgataaatagggTTTTATAATCAGTAAATTACGGTTAACAAATCTAAAGCACGCCAATACATAAATTAgcaaaacatagtttcacagtcgataaactacgTTTATCGGCTGTTAACTATACTTTACAGATCCTAAATTATAGTTACCGACGTTAATCTATAATTCacatatgtaaactatagtttacgattgCAAATCTATGTTTTTCTGTCTGGAAATACACGTTAACAAtggattttgctgataaatatagattcacatctgtaaactatagttaacaatcgtaaactatagtttagagttgataaatatagtttcacgattgtgaaactatatttatcagataaactatgttttacAATCGTTAATTTGCATTCGTGAACTATAGTTTAGAGTTGTTAATACAATTGTGAAACTATATCTAtaagataaactatgtttaacaatcgcaaatgattgttttcagtgttaactatagttaacagatgtgaaacatagattatcgcgttaactatagtttccagacgtgaaatatagattaacgtcgttaactatagttttcgatccgtaaactatagttaacagtcgataaacttagtttatcgactgtgaaactatgtttagctcatttttgtgaatttgtctgataaatgtagtttcacgatttgtgaaactataattaacaactcttagctatagtttacgattgtaaattataattaacaattgtgaatctatatttatcagcaaaatctattgttaacgttttTTACAGATAGATAAACTATGATtatcattcgtaaactatagtttacattcgtGAAATATAGTTGCacagatgtaaactatagttaacgaatcgttaactatagtttaggatccgtaaactatagttatcagctgataaacctagtttatcgactgtgaaactatgtttagctcatttttgtgaatttggcatGCCATACATATAAATAGGGCAgggttgaaattgacaccctcgaaaaccattgttaaCCGACGCGAAACGGAGGTTGGCAacggttttcgaggggtgtcaatttcaactgtaacccttctaaacaggcactatatatttatttaattatactgaatgtcttaattttaaagaaaactttattgcttttataaagAATCAAGTGacatgaattctacggcgaaccatacgcgcataatttaagtgcatgtaacaattcgttttattatactttcatgttataTACTGTTTATTGGTTAAGACGGAGTTTGaaaatccgttctattaccctcagcgtaagCAACACACTTGACAACGGTAACACAATGATTTGTTACATGCGCTTAAATCATGCGCGTACgattcgccgtagaattcacgtcatttcccccaaaaatctcattaaaattaagacattcagtataataaaagaaatagtgcctgtttgggagggtaacagttgaaaccGACACCcatcgaaaaccattgtcaacctctgcttcgcgtcggttgacaatgg
This is a stretch of genomic DNA from Crassostrea angulata isolate pt1a10 chromosome 4, ASM2561291v2, whole genome shotgun sequence. It encodes these proteins:
- the LOC128179976 gene encoding sulfotransferase 1E1-like is translated as MADLDILKRDYPVYEGIGLPKMATFFEENVEKTIQNIQGLKLGPDAVILATFPRSGTHWVYEIVHMLLNKKAEYATKSREAVYLEGLSDLGPLQSYNQVVSTHLPFQWLPKQHLETGGKIIHVIRNPKDVAVSLYKFLDSCNAIQKPFEEFVFGYFLKEKAMYSGWFDYNKAFIRESEARKDQIIMLQYEKLQRNTKEELRRLAEFLNIKDADPLLQDIAEKCSFNSLKTAEETSRNDDTMSDIMKSINRKNNPTVYRKGKIGDWKNHFTVAMSETFDKTYADNMRNVALDIDFV